The Pongo abelii isolate AG06213 chromosome 21, NHGRI_mPonAbe1-v2.0_pri, whole genome shotgun sequence genome has a window encoding:
- the PCK1 gene encoding phosphoenolpyruvate carboxykinase, cytosolic [GTP] (The RefSeq protein has 3 substitutions compared to this genomic sequence): protein MPPQLQNGLNLSAKVVQGSLDSLPQAVRKFLENNAELCQPDHIHICDGSEEENGRLLGQMEEEGILRRLKKYDNCWLALTDPRDVARIGSKTVIVTQEQRDTVPIPKTGLSQLGRWMSEEDFEKALNARFPGCMKGRTMYVIPFSMGPLGSPLSKIGIELTDSPYVVASMRIMTRMGTPVLEALGDGEFVKCLHSVGCPLPLQKPLVNNWPCNPELTLIAHLPDRREIISFGSGYGGNSLLGKKCFALRMASRLAKEEGWLAEHMLILGITNPEGEKKYLAAAFPSACGKTNLAMMNPSLPGWKVECVGDDIAWMKFDAQGHLRAINPENGFFGVAPGTSVKTNPNAIKTIQKNTIFTNVAETSDGGVYWEGIDEPLASGVTITSWKNKEWSPEDGEPCAHPNSRFCTPASQCPIIDAAWESPEGVPIEGIIFGGRRPAGVPLVYEALSWQHGVFVGAAMRSEATAAAEHKGKIIMHDPFAMRPFFGYNFGKYLAHWLSMAQHPAAKLPKIFHVNWFRKDKEGKFLWPGFGENSRVLEWMFNRIDGKAGAKLTPIGYIPKEDALNLKGLGHINVMELFSISKEFWEKEVEDIEKYLEDQVNADLPCEIEREILALKQRISQM from the exons ATGCCTCCTCAGCTGCAAAACGGCCTGAACCTCTCGGCCAAAGTTGTCCAGGGAAGCCTGGACAGCCTGCCCCAGGCAGTGAGGAAGTTTCTCGAGAATAACGCTGAGCTGTGTCAGCCTGATCACATCCACATCTGCGACGGCTCTGAGGAGGAGAATGGGCGGCTTCTGGGCCAGATGGAGGAGGAGGGCATCCTCAGGCGGCTGAAGAAGTATGACAACTG CTGGTTGGCTCTCACTGACCCCAGGGATGTGGCCAGGATCGAAAGCAAGACGGTTATCGTCACCCAAGAGCAAAGAGACACAGTGCCCATCCCCAAAACAGGCCTCAGCCAGCTCGGTCGCTGGATGTCAGAGGAGGATTTTGAGAAAGCGCTCAATGCCAGGTTCCCAGGGTGCATGAAAG GTCGCACCATGTATGTCATCCCATTCAGCATGGGGCCGCTGGGCTCGCCTCTGTCGAAGATCGGCATCGAGCTGACAGATTCACCCTACGTGGTGGCCAGCATGCGGATCATGACGCGGATGGGCACGCCCGTCCTGGAAGCACTGGGCGATGGGGAGTTTGTCAAATGCCTCCATTCTGTGGGGTGCCCTCTGCCTTTACAAA AGCCTTTGGTCAACAACTGGCCCTGCAACCCGGAGCTGACGCTCATCGCCCACCTGCCTGACCGCAGAGAGATCATCTCCTTTGGCAGTGGGTACGGCGGGAACTCGCTGCTCGGGAAGAAGTGCTTTGCTCTCAGGATGGCCAGCCGGCTGGCCAAGGAGGAAGGATGGCTGGCAGAGCACATGCTG ATTCTGGGTATAACCAACCCTGAGGGTGAGAAGAAGTACCTGGCGGCCGCATTTCCCAGCGCCTGCGGGAAGACCAACCTGGCCATGATGAACCCCAGCCTCCCCGGGTGGAAGGTTGAGTGCGTCGGGGATGACATTGCCTGGATGAAGTTTGACACACAAG GTCATTTAAGGGCTATCAACCCAGAAAATGGCTTTTTCGGTGTCGCTCCTGGGACTTCAGTGAAGACCAACCCCAATGCCATCAAGACCATCCAGAAGAACACCATCTTTACCAATGTGGCCGAGACTAGCGACGGGGGCGTTTACTGGGAAGGCATTGATGAGCCGCTAGCTTCAGGCGTCACCATCACTTCCTGGAAGAATAAGGAGTGGAGCCCAGAGGATG GGGAACCTTGTGCCCACCCCAACTCCAGGTTCTGCACCCCAGCCAGCCAGTGCCCCATCATTGATGCTGCCTGGGAGTCTCCGGAAGGTGTTCCCATTGAAGGCATTATCTTTGGAGGCCGTAGACCTGCTG GTGTCCCTCTAGTCTATGAAGCTCTCAGCTGGCAACATGGAGTCTTTGTGGGGGCGGCCATGAGATCAGAGGCCACAGCAGCTGCAGAACATAAAG GCAAAATCATCATGCATGACCCCTTTGCCATGCGGCCCTTCTTTGGCTACAACTTTGGAAAATACCTGGCCCACTGGCTTAGCATGGCCCAGCACCCAGCAGCCAAACTGCCCAAGATCTTCCATGTCAACTGGTTCCGGAAGGACAAGGAAGGCAAATTCCTCTGGCCAGGCTTTGGAGAGAACTCCAGGGTGCTGGAGTGGATGTTCAACCGCATCGATGGGAAAGCCAGTGCCAAGCTCACACCCATAGGCTACATCCCCAAGGAGGATGCCCTGAATCTGAAAGGCCTGGGGCACATCAACGTGATGGAGCTCTTCAGCATCTCCAAGGAATTCTGGGAGAAGGAGGTGGAAGACATCGAGAAGTATCTGGAGGATCAGGTCAATGCTGACCTCCCCTGTGAAATTGAGAGAGAGATCCTTGCCTTGAAGCAAAGAATAAGCCAGATGTAA